Proteins co-encoded in one Quercus robur chromosome 8, dhQueRobu3.1, whole genome shotgun sequence genomic window:
- the LOC126697092 gene encoding uncharacterized protein LOC126697092 has protein sequence MNPHKTEHHHHHHHHLFSHLSPHDLDPPSSQIPQSQPSIHPESQDDDPSSFSLPEIVLFRSSPSSSSSSDSPKTHPDPNSQPDPTAQPKFHVISPEPHISSQFYTFNPESHSLMIRCLLEHRLATPAEIRAATPRAVLKSWRAVWKDRNEDTAYLTAWKRIQDKLAAHVDPNTGNEFLCFKNNSQQCVSHVNQWQDIVMTFHSDTDIKHLGLKETIDRIKQVWTVGAKFYGIPESYIRVCVAACPVCSAATSGSSAARTKRRRFEYTESFDVPAKEVPSKLQQLAAKYKVVLCIRQKYIRYKPFMAEVKDYACHRAGEPAAKKSKILKREPYASKRCGCGFRIRAIVPIANYNEKEKTFVYQEEGMAVFKLYAVHTGHEPGPLDGNARIMHRVVGHKGSFFMDQDTVYGVSEEMENDGFGLLGKDDGDLQLSVLQQVQELRAEVGFLEGKIAKLPRDLLGSVSRELFDIVNKVRNIGEEGLKAMDMISDKPHHEDDVLVVENDLAHWSDHHHDRIYGDGKDTELIEDDEDSFGRTLGDVVPWDQMREDCRSQKDLLSEPCKTDKWLKCSDFDEKSILDCEDTKLTKPIRHDDAIVTDVGLVGIQVDSFYQENPKWYDSPCGLDTSADCGDSGFRHGEIV, from the coding sequence ATGAATCCCCACAAAACcgagcaccaccaccaccaccaccaccacctcttCTCTCACCTCAGCCCTCATGATCTGGACCCTCCATCTTCCCAGATCCCCCAATCACAACCGTCCATTCACCCCGAATCCCAAGACGACGACCCGTCTTCCTTTTCCCTCCCAGAAATCGTCCTCTTCCGTTCCTCCCcgtcctcttcctcctcctccgaCTCTCCCAAAACCCACCCCGACCCGAACAGCCAACCCGACCCGACAGCGCAACCCAAGTTCCACGTCATCAGCCCGGAGCCCCACATCTCCTCCCAATTCTACACCTTCAACCCGGAATCCCACTCCCTCATGATCCGCTGCCTCCTCGAGCACCGCCTGGCCACGCCGGCGGAGATCCGCGCCGCCACTCCACGCGCCGTCCTGAAGTCGTGGCGCGCCGTCTGGAAAGACCGCAACGAGGACACCGCGTACCTCACCGCGTGGAAGCGAATCCAAGACAAGCTCGCCGCGCACGTGGACCCGAACACCGGTAACGAATTCCTTTGCTTCAAAAACAATTCTCAGCAATGTGTTTCTCATGTAAATCAATGGCAGGACATTGTCATGACTTTCCATTCCGATACTGATATCAAGCATTTAGGTTTAAAAGAAACTATTGACAGAATTAAGCAAGTTTGGACTGTAGGTGCTAAGTTTTATGGCATTCCAGAGAGTTACATTAGGGTTTGTGTCGCCGCGTGTCCCGTGTGTAGTGCGGCCACGTCGGGGTCTTCTGCCGCGAGAACTAAGCGGCGGAGGTTTGAGTATACTGAGTCTTTTGATGTTCCGGCTAAGGAAGTGCCGAGTAAGTTGCAGCAGTTGGCTGCTAAGTATAAGGTTGTGCTTTGTATTAGGCAGAAGTATATTAGGTATAAGCCGTTTATGGCTGAGGTTAAGGACTATGCGTGTCATAGGGCGGGGGAGCCTGCGGCTAAGAAGTCGAAGATTTTGAAGAGGGAGCCTTATGCGTCGAAGAGATGTGGGTGTGGGTTTCGGATTAGGGCAATTGTGCCTATTGCGAATTATAATGAGAAGGAGAAGACTTTTGTGTATCAGGAAGAAGGGATGGCGGTGTTTAAGTTGTATGCTGTGCATACGGGGCATGAGCCAGGGCCGTTGGATGGGAATGCGAGGATTATGCATCGGGTTGTGGGGCATAAAGGCTCGTTTTTTATGGACCAAGATACGGTGTATGGGGTGAGTGAGGAAATGGAGAATGATGGGTTCGGGTTGTTGGGGAAGGATGATGGGGATTTGCAGCTTTCGGTCTTGCAGCAGGTGCAGGAATTGAGAGCTGAGGTTGGGTTTTTAGAGGGGAAAATTGCGAAACTACCGAGGGATTTGTTGGGTTCGGTGTCTCGAGAATTGTTTGATATTGTGAATAAAGTTAGAAATATAGGGGAAGAGGGTTTGAAGGCGATGGATATGATTTCGGACAAGCCTCACCATGAGGATGATGTGTTAGTTGTGGAGAATGATTTGGCGCATTGGAGTGACCATCACCATGACCGAATATATGGGGATGGAAAGGACACAGAATTGATTGAGGACGATGAAGACAGTTTTGGACGGACTCTAGGTGATGTTGTTCCTTGGGACCAGATGAGGGAAGACTGTAGGAGTCAGAAGGATCTGTTGAGTGAGCCTTGTAAAACTGATAAGTGGTTAAAATGCAGTGACTTTGACGAGAAGAGCATTCTTGATTGCGAAGATACTAAACTAACCAAGCCCATTAGACATGATGACGCTATAGTCACAGATGTTGGTCTTGTCGGCATACAGGTTGATAGCTTCTACCAGGAGAATCCTAAGTGGTATGATTCTCCTTGTGGGTTGGACACCAGTGCAGATTGTGGGGATAGCGGATTCAGGCATGGGGAGATTGTTTAG
- the LOC126697091 gene encoding LOB domain-containing protein 19 — protein sequence MSASNGGGPCGACKFLRRKCVNGCVFAPYFDSDQGTAHFAAVHKVFGASNASKLLLRIPAHKRLDAVVTLCYEALSRVRDPVYGCVGHIFTLQQQVVNLQAELAYVQAHLSTFQRLPPLPPPQSQSPSPTNHHHCTSDLATSSDLQHSLSMQFDPIQPQPTSTELTSYFNPLAEELEGGDVQALARELISRYLPGVRFRASSPH from the exons ATGAGTGCAAGTAACGGAGGTGGGCCTTGTGGAGCTTGCAAGTTCCTAAGGCGAAAGTGCGTAAACGGTTGTGTATTTGCACCCTATTTTGACTCAGACCAAGGGACGGCTCACTTTGCTGCGGTGCACAAGGTGTTTGGTGCTAGCAATGCTTCCAAGCTCCTCTTGCGCATTCCGGCACATAAGCGACTCGATGCGGTGGTCACGCTTTGCTATGAGGCTCTGTCTAGGGTTAGAGACCCTGTCTATGGCTGTGTTGGTCACATCTTTACTCTCCAACAACAG GTAGTGAATTTGCAGGCTGAGCTAGCCTATGTTCAGGCCCATCTTTCAACGTTTCAGCGCCTTCCTCCACTTCCTCCACCTCAATCTCAGAGCCCCTCTCCTACAAATCATCACCATTGCACATCAGATTTAGCGACAAGTTCAGACTTGCAGCACAGCTTATCCATGCAGTTTGATCCTATACAACCCCAGCCAACATCAACTGAATTAACAAGTTATTTCAATCCATTGGCTGAAGAACTCGAAGGTGGGGATGTCCAAGCATTGGCTCGAGAATTGATCTCTAGGTACTTGCCCGGAGTAAGATTCCGGGCTTCAAGTCCTCACTAA